One part of the Arabidopsis thaliana chromosome 4, partial sequence genome encodes these proteins:
- the CST gene encoding Protein kinase superfamily protein (CONNEXIN 32; FUNCTIONS IN: protein serine/threonine kinase activity, protein kinase activity, kinase activity, ATP binding; INVOLVED IN: protein amino acid phosphorylation; EXPRESSED IN: 22 plant structures; EXPRESSED DURING: 13 growth stages; CONTAINS InterPro DOMAIN/s: Protein kinase, ATP binding site (InterPro:IPR017441), Serine/threonine-protein kinase domain (InterPro:IPR002290), Serine-threonine/tyrosine-protein kinase (InterPro:IPR001245), Protein kinase-like domain (InterPro:IPR011009), Serine/threonine-protein kinase, active site (InterPro:IPR008271), Protein kinase, catalytic domain (InterPro:IPR000719), Tyrosine-protein kinase, catalytic domain (InterPro:IPR020635); BEST Arabidopsis thaliana protein match is: Protein kinase superfamily protein (TAIR:AT2G17220.2).), translated as MGACISFFSSSSPSKTGLHSHAATTNNHSNGTEFSSTTGATTNSSVGQQSQFSDISTGIISDSGKLLESPNLKVYNFLDLKTATKNFKPDSMLGQGGFGKVYRGWVDATTLAPSRVGSGMIVAIKRLNSESVQGFAEWRSEVNFLGMLSHRNLVKLLGYCREDKELLLVYEFMPKGSLESHLFRRNDPFPWDLRIKIVIGAARGLAFLHSLQREVIYRDFKASNILLDSNYDAKLSDFGLAKLGPADEKSHVTTRIMGTYGYAAPEYMATGHLYVKSDVFAFGVVLLEIMTGLTAHNTKRPRGQESLVDWLRPELSNKHRVKQIMDKGIKGQYTTKVATEMARITLSCIEPDPKNRPHMKEVVEVLEHIQGLNVVPNRSSTKQAVANSSRSSPHHYRYKAGALGAERKRATPGRFGSVEK; from the exons ATGGGTGCTTGTATTtcgttcttttcttcttcctctccttccaAAACAGGTCTCCATAGTCATG CAGCCACAACGAACAACCACAGCAATGGAACAGAGTTCTCGTCAACCACCGGCGCGACAACAAACAGCAGCGTCGGACAACAGAGCCAATTCTCCGATATTTCCACTGGGATTATAAGTGATTCCGGTAAACTACTGGAATCGCCAAATCTCAAAGTCTATAACTTTCTGGATCTAAAGACGGCGACGAAGAATTTCAAACCGGATTCGATGTTGGGTCAAGGAGGTTTCGGGAAAGTATACAGAGGTTGGGTCGATGCCACGACTCTTGCTCCTTCCAGAGTCGGTTCTGGTATGATCGTTGCCATCAAGAGATTGAATTCTGAGAGTGTTCAAGGATTTGCAGAGTGGCGT TCAGAAGTTAACTTCTTGGGAATGCTTTCGCACCGAAATCTGGTGAAGTTATTGGGATACTGTCGTGAAGACAAAGAGCTTCTCCTTGTCTACGAGTTCATGCCCAAAGGAAGTCTTGAGAGTCATCTTTTTAGAC GAAACGATCCTTTTCCTTGGGATTTAAGGATCAAGATTGTGATTGGTGCAGCTCGTGGCCTTGCGTTTCTACACAGCTTACAAAGAGAAGTCATCTATAGAGACTTCAAAGCTTCCAATATACTTCTTGATTCG AACTATGACGCAAAGCTTTCAGATTTCGGACTAGCAAAGCTAGGACCAGCAGATGAGAAGTCACACGTCACGACTAGGATCATGGGCACATATGGTTATGCTGCTCCTGAATATATGGCAACAG GCCATTTATACGTTAAGAGTGACGTATTCGCCTTTGGTGTGGTTTTACTAGAAATAATGACCGGACTGACGGCGCACAACACAAAACGGCCCAGAGGACAAGAGAGTCTTGTCGACTGGTTAAGACCAGAACTCTCAAACAAACACAGAGTGAAACAAATAATGGACAAAGGAATCAAAGGTCAATACACAACCAAGGTCGCGACCGAAATGGCACGCATTACACTCTCTTGTATCGAGCCAGACCCAAAAAACCGACCACACATGAAGGAAGTAGTCGAAGTCCTCGAACACATCCAAGGGCTTAATGTTGTCCCTAACCGTTCTTCCACTAAACAGGCCGTTGCTAACTCTTCACGTTCTTCGCCACATCACTATCGCTATAAAGCTGGCGCACTTGGGGCTGAACGCAAGAGAGCAACGCCTGGACGGTTTGGATcagtagaaaaataa
- the CST gene encoding Protein kinase superfamily protein (CONNEXIN 32; FUNCTIONS IN: protein serine/threonine kinase activity, protein kinase activity, kinase activity, ATP binding; INVOLVED IN: protein amino acid phosphorylation, N-terminal protein myristoylation; LOCATED IN: plasma membrane; EXPRESSED IN: 23 plant structures; EXPRESSED DURING: 13 growth stages; CONTAINS InterPro DOMAIN/s: Protein kinase, ATP binding site (InterPro:IPR017441), Protein kinase, catalytic domain (InterPro:IPR000719), Serine-threonine/tyrosine-protein kinase (InterPro:IPR001245), Protein kinase-like domain (InterPro:IPR011009), Serine/threonine-protein kinase, active site (InterPro:IPR008271); BEST Arabidopsis thaliana protein match is: Protein kinase superfamily protein (TAIR:AT2G17220.2); Has 113047 Blast hits to 111623 proteins in 3982 species: Archae - 93; Bacteria - 12910; Metazoa - 41769; Fungi - 9485; Plants - 32138; Viruses - 364; Other Eukaryotes - 16288 (source: NCBI BLink).), with translation MGACISFFSSSSPSKTGLHSHATTNNHSNGTEFSSTTGATTNSSVGQQSQFSDISTGIISDSGKLLESPNLKVYNFLDLKTATKNFKPDSMLGQGGFGKVYRGWVDATTLAPSRVGSGMIVAIKRLNSESVQGFAEWRSEVNFLGMLSHRNLVKLLGYCREDKELLLVYEFMPKGSLESHLFRRNDPFPWDLRIKIVIGAARGLAFLHSLQREVIYRDFKASNILLDSNYDAKLSDFGLAKLGPADEKSHVTTRIMGTYGYAAPEYMATGHLYVKSDVFAFGVVLLEIMTGLTAHNTKRPRGQESLVDWLRPELSNKHRVKQIMDKGIKGQYTTKVATEMARITLSCIEPDPKNRPHMKEVVEVLEHIQGLNVVPNRSSTKQAVANSSRSSPHHYRYKAGALGAERKRATPGRFGSVEK, from the exons ATGGGTGCTTGTATTtcgttcttttcttcttcctctccttccaAAACAGGTCTCCATAGTCATG CCACAACGAACAACCACAGCAATGGAACAGAGTTCTCGTCAACCACCGGCGCGACAACAAACAGCAGCGTCGGACAACAGAGCCAATTCTCCGATATTTCCACTGGGATTATAAGTGATTCCGGTAAACTACTGGAATCGCCAAATCTCAAAGTCTATAACTTTCTGGATCTAAAGACGGCGACGAAGAATTTCAAACCGGATTCGATGTTGGGTCAAGGAGGTTTCGGGAAAGTATACAGAGGTTGGGTCGATGCCACGACTCTTGCTCCTTCCAGAGTCGGTTCTGGTATGATCGTTGCCATCAAGAGATTGAATTCTGAGAGTGTTCAAGGATTTGCAGAGTGGCGT TCAGAAGTTAACTTCTTGGGAATGCTTTCGCACCGAAATCTGGTGAAGTTATTGGGATACTGTCGTGAAGACAAAGAGCTTCTCCTTGTCTACGAGTTCATGCCCAAAGGAAGTCTTGAGAGTCATCTTTTTAGAC GAAACGATCCTTTTCCTTGGGATTTAAGGATCAAGATTGTGATTGGTGCAGCTCGTGGCCTTGCGTTTCTACACAGCTTACAAAGAGAAGTCATCTATAGAGACTTCAAAGCTTCCAATATACTTCTTGATTCG AACTATGACGCAAAGCTTTCAGATTTCGGACTAGCAAAGCTAGGACCAGCAGATGAGAAGTCACACGTCACGACTAGGATCATGGGCACATATGGTTATGCTGCTCCTGAATATATGGCAACAG GCCATTTATACGTTAAGAGTGACGTATTCGCCTTTGGTGTGGTTTTACTAGAAATAATGACCGGACTGACGGCGCACAACACAAAACGGCCCAGAGGACAAGAGAGTCTTGTCGACTGGTTAAGACCAGAACTCTCAAACAAACACAGAGTGAAACAAATAATGGACAAAGGAATCAAAGGTCAATACACAACCAAGGTCGCGACCGAAATGGCACGCATTACACTCTCTTGTATCGAGCCAGACCCAAAAAACCGACCACACATGAAGGAAGTAGTCGAAGTCCTCGAACACATCCAAGGGCTTAATGTTGTCCCTAACCGTTCTTCCACTAAACAGGCCGTTGCTAACTCTTCACGTTCTTCGCCACATCACTATCGCTATAAAGCTGGCGCACTTGGGGCTGAACGCAAGAGAGCAACGCCTGGACGGTTTGGATcagtagaaaaataa
- a CDS encoding zinc finger (C2H2 type) family protein (zinc finger (C2H2 type) family protein; FUNCTIONS IN: sequence-specific DNA binding transcription factor activity; INVOLVED IN: regulation of transcription; LOCATED IN: nucleus; CONTAINS InterPro DOMAIN/s: Zinc finger, C2H2-like (InterPro:IPR015880), Zinc finger, C2H2-type (InterPro:IPR007087); BEST Arabidopsis thaliana protein match is: zinc finger (C2H2 type) family protein (TAIR:AT4G35700.1); Has 1807 Blast hits to 1807 proteins in 277 species: Archae - 0; Bacteria - 0; Metazoa - 736; Fungi - 347; Plants - 385; Viruses - 0; Other Eukaryotes - 339 (source: NCBI BLink).), translated as MSNPNPEKTKVDVTEEEKEESDEQWSDEETNMREIVLGLPALNISSRIFGESSSVVEEDAEKARLNEQAVLAAGLILAAAEEAVMKGMNEGSGSGGKKKSRPRISTQTDDEGDGLGEGEAKKPKKKAKELTHPPKGPPVCHICGRGFGSWKAVFGHMRAHRDRNYQGFLPPPTFSAGAERFVIPGLRSAFTIATVGGGSSGGVAVGGRSSGDFSGSGGGDAPGSEGGRGSGIDLNVEPVEQVEEATESGCIAKFDLNKSPPKDEEEEDKPK; from the coding sequence ATGAGTAATCCGAACCCAGAGAAAACGAAAGTGGATGTTActgaggaagagaaagaggaatcTGATGAGCAATGGAGCGATGAAGAAACCAATATGAGAGAAATTGTTCTCGGCCTCCCTGCTTTGAATATCAGCAGTAGAATATTTGGAGAGAGTAGTAGTGTCGTTGAGGAAGATGCAGAAAAAGCGCGTTTGAATGAGCAAGCGGTTCTTGCGGCGGGGTTGATTTTGGCTGCGGCAGAGGAAGCGGTTATGAAAGGAATGAATGAGGGAAGTGGGAGTGGtgggaagaaaaagagtagaCCAAGGATATCTACGCAAACCGATGACGAAGGGGATGGTTTGGGTGAAGGAGAAGCGAAAAAGccgaagaagaaagcaaaggaATTGACTCATCCACCGAAAGGACCACCGGTTTGTCATATCTGTGGAAGAGGTTTCGGTTCGTGGAAGGCAGTGTTTGGGCATATGAGGGCTCATAGAGATAGAAACTATCAAGggtttcttcctcctcctacATTCTCTGCGGGGGCTGAAAGGTTTGTGATTCCCGGGCTAAGATCTGCTTTTACTATTGCCACTGTCGGAGGAGGAAGTTCTGGTGGTGTAGCGGTAGGAGGAAGAAGTTCCGGTGATTTTTCTGgcagtggtggtggtgatgcGCCAGGATCTGAAGGTGGGAGAGGTTCAGGTATTGATTTGAATGTGGAACCTGTGGAGCAAGTAGAGGAAGCGACTGAATCTGGATGTATTGCCAAGTTCGATCTTAATAAATCTCCACcaaaagatgaagaggaagaggacaAACCCAAGTGA
- the CYCB2;2 gene encoding Cyclin B2;2 (Cyclin B2;2 (CYCB2;2); FUNCTIONS IN: cyclin-dependent protein kinase regulator activity; INVOLVED IN: regulation of cell cycle; LOCATED IN: nucleus; EXPRESSED IN: 17 plant structures; EXPRESSED DURING: 10 growth stages; CONTAINS InterPro DOMAIN/s: Cyclin, C-terminal (InterPro:IPR004367), Cyclin-like (InterPro:IPR011028), Cyclin, N-terminal (InterPro:IPR006671), Cyclin, A/B/D/E (InterPro:IPR014400), Cyclin (InterPro:IPR006670); BEST Arabidopsis thaliana protein match is: Cyclin B2;1 (TAIR:AT2G17620.1); Has 1807 Blast hits to 1807 proteins in 277 species: Archae - 0; Bacteria - 0; Metazoa - 736; Fungi - 347; Plants - 385; Viruses - 0; Other Eukaryotes - 339 (source: NCBI BLink).), whose amino-acid sequence MVNPEENNRNLVVKPITEILQDDDKRSRKFGVEMKRQNRRALGVINHNLVGAKAYPCVVNKRRGLSQRKQESCDKKKLDSLHPSISRSQEETKKLKPSGNEFGDCIFIDEEEEKNEEVTLDQPMPMSLEEPYIEFDPMEEEVEMEDMEEEQEEPVLDIDEYDANNSLAAVEYVQDLYDFYRKTERFSCVPLDYMAQQFDISDKMRAILIDWLIEVHDKFELMNETLFLTVNLIDRFLSKQAVARKKLQLVGLVALLLACKYEEVSVPIVEDLVVISDKAYTRTDVLEMEKIMLSTLQFNMSLPTQYPFLKRFLKAAQSDKKLEILASFLIELALVDYEMVRYPPSLLAATAVYTAQCTIHGFSEWNSTCEFHCHYSENQLLECCRRMVRLHQKAGTDKLTGVHRKYSSSKFGYIATKYEAAHFLVSDSH is encoded by the exons ATGGTTAATCCAGAGGAGAACAATCGTAATCTCGTTGTCAAACCCATTACAGAGATTCTTCAAG ATGATGATAAGAGAAGCAGAAAATTCGGTGTAGAGATGAAGAGACAGAACAGGAGAGCATTGGGTGTGATTAATCACAATCTCGTTGGTGCAAAAGCTTATCCTTGTGTTGTTAACAAGAGAAGAGGCTTATCTCA gagaaaacaagaaagctgtgacaagaagaagcttgattcaTTGCATCCGTCAATTTCAAG ATCTCAGGAAGAGACTAAGAAGCTGAAACCAAGTGGAAACGAGTTTGGTGATTGCATATtcattgatgaagaagaggagaagaatgaagaagtTACATTGGACCAACCTATGCCAATGTCATTGGAGGAACCATACATTGAATTTGATCCAATG GAGGAAGAAGTTGAGATGGAGGAtatggaagaagaacaagaagaaccAGTTTTGGATATAGACGAATACGATGCAAACAACTCTCTTGCAGCTGTTGAATACGTCCAAGATCTTTACGATTTCTACCGTAAAACCGAG AGATTTAGCTGTGTTCCTCTAGATTACATGGCGCAACAGTTTGATATATCTGACAAAATGAGAGCAATACTTATTGACTGGCTCATCGAG GTACATGATAAGTTTGAGCTGATGAACGAGACATTGTTTCTAACAGTCAATCTGATAGATAGATTCTTGTCCAAGCAAGCTGTTGCAAGAAAGAAGCTTCAGCTTGTTGGTTTAGTTGCATTGCTCTTAGCTTGCAAGTACGAAGAGGTTTCAGTACCTATTGTTGAAGATTTGGTAGTCATTTCGGACAAAGCTTATACGAGGACCGATGTTTTAGAAATG GAGAAGATTATGCTTAGTACTTTGCAATTCAATATGTCGTTACCAACGCAATACCCTTTCTTGAAGAGGTTCCTCAAGGCAGCTCAATCAGACAAGaag CTTGAGATCTTGGCGTCGTTCTTGATTGAGCTTGCTCTTGTGGACTACGAAATGGTTCGGTATCCACCATCGTTACTCGCCGCCACTGCCGTGTACACAGCTCAATGTACAATCCATGGCTTCAGTGAATGGAACAGCACTTGTGAATTCCATTGTCACTACTCTGAGAATCAACTCCT AGAATGTTGTAGAAGAATGGTGAGACTACATCAGAAAGCTGGGACTGATAAACTAACAGGAGTACATAGAAAATACAGCTCCTCCAAATTCGGATACATAGCAACAAAGTATGAAGCTGCACACTTTCTTGTGTCAGATTCTCACTAA
- the CYCB2;2 gene encoding Cyclin B2;2 — MVNPEENNRNLVVKPITEILQDDDKRSRKFGVEMKRQNRRALGVINHNLVGAKAYPCVVNKRRGLSQRKQESCDKKKLDSLHPSISRSQEETKKLKPSGNEFGDCIFIDEEEEKNEEVTLDQPMPMSLEEPYIEFDPMEEEVEMEDMEEEQEEPVLDIDEYDANNSLAAVEYVQDLYDFYRKTERFSCVPLDYMAQQFDISDKMRAILIDWLIEVHDKFELMNETLFLTVNLIDRFLSKQAVARKKLQLVGLVALLLACKYEEVSVPIVEDLVVISDKAYTRTDVLEMEKIMLSTLQFNMSLPTQYPFLKRFLKAAQSDKKLEILASFLIELALVDYEMVRYPPSLLAATAVYTAQCTIHGFSEWNSTCEFHCHYSENQLL; from the exons ATGGTTAATCCAGAGGAGAACAATCGTAATCTCGTTGTCAAACCCATTACAGAGATTCTTCAAG ATGATGATAAGAGAAGCAGAAAATTCGGTGTAGAGATGAAGAGACAGAACAGGAGAGCATTGGGTGTGATTAATCACAATCTCGTTGGTGCAAAAGCTTATCCTTGTGTTGTTAACAAGAGAAGAGGCTTATCTCA gagaaaacaagaaagctgtgacaagaagaagcttgattcaTTGCATCCGTCAATTTCAAG ATCTCAGGAAGAGACTAAGAAGCTGAAACCAAGTGGAAACGAGTTTGGTGATTGCATATtcattgatgaagaagaggagaagaatgaagaagtTACATTGGACCAACCTATGCCAATGTCATTGGAGGAACCATACATTGAATTTGATCCAATG GAGGAAGAAGTTGAGATGGAGGAtatggaagaagaacaagaagaaccAGTTTTGGATATAGACGAATACGATGCAAACAACTCTCTTGCAGCTGTTGAATACGTCCAAGATCTTTACGATTTCTACCGTAAAACCGAG AGATTTAGCTGTGTTCCTCTAGATTACATGGCGCAACAGTTTGATATATCTGACAAAATGAGAGCAATACTTATTGACTGGCTCATCGAG GTACATGATAAGTTTGAGCTGATGAACGAGACATTGTTTCTAACAGTCAATCTGATAGATAGATTCTTGTCCAAGCAAGCTGTTGCAAGAAAGAAGCTTCAGCTTGTTGGTTTAGTTGCATTGCTCTTAGCTTGCAAGTACGAAGAGGTTTCAGTACCTATTGTTGAAGATTTGGTAGTCATTTCGGACAAAGCTTATACGAGGACCGATGTTTTAGAAATG GAGAAGATTATGCTTAGTACTTTGCAATTCAATATGTCGTTACCAACGCAATACCCTTTCTTGAAGAGGTTCCTCAAGGCAGCTCAATCAGACAAGaag CTTGAGATCTTGGCGTCGTTCTTGATTGAGCTTGCTCTTGTGGACTACGAAATGGTTCGGTATCCACCATCGTTACTCGCCGCCACTGCCGTGTACACAGCTCAATGTACAATCCATGGCTTCAGTGAATGGAACAGCACTTGTGAATTCCATTGTCACTACTCTGAGAATCAACTCCTGTAA
- the PSAT gene encoding phosphoserine aminotransferase (phosphoserine aminotransferase (PSAT); FUNCTIONS IN: O-phospho-L-serine:2-oxoglutarate aminotransferase activity; INVOLVED IN: L-serine biosynthetic process; LOCATED IN: chloroplast stroma, chloroplast; EXPRESSED IN: 23 plant structures; EXPRESSED DURING: 14 growth stages; CONTAINS InterPro DOMAIN/s: Aminotransferase class-V pyridoxal-phosphate binding site (InterPro:IPR020578), Pyridoxal phosphate-dependent transferase, major domain (InterPro:IPR015424), Aminotransferase, class V/Cysteine desulfurase (InterPro:IPR000192), Phosphoserine aminotransferase, subgroup (InterPro:IPR003248), Pyridoxal phosphate-dependent transferase, major region, subdomain 1 (InterPro:IPR015421), Pyridoxal phosphate-dependent transferase, major region, subdomain 2 (InterPro:IPR015422), Phosphoserine aminotransferase (InterPro:IPR022278); BEST Arabidopsis thaliana protein match is: Pyridoxal phosphate (PLP)-dependent transferases superfamily protein (TAIR:AT2G17630.1); Has 1807 Blast hits to 1807 proteins in 277 species: Archae - 0; Bacteria - 0; Metazoa - 736; Fungi - 347; Plants - 385; Viruses - 0; Other Eukaryotes - 339 (source: NCBI BLink).): MAATTNSFLVGSNNTQIPALKPKSSSQSFLHLSKPNTVNFVSKTKPVAVRCVASTTQVQDGVRSGSVGSQERVFNFAAGPATLPENVLLKAQADLYNWRGSGMSVMEMSHRGKEFLSIIQKAESDLRQLLEIPQEYSVLFLQGGATTQFAALPLNLCKSDDTVDFVVTGSWGDKAVKEAKKYCKTNVIWSGKSEKYTKVPSFEELEQTPDAKYLHICANETIHGVEFKDYPVPKNGFLVADMSSNFCSKPVDVSKFGVIYGGAQKNVGPSGVTIVIIRKDLIGNAQDITPVMLDYKIHDENSSLYNTPPCFGIYMCGLVFEDLLEQGGLKEVEKKNQRKADLLYNAIEESNGFFRCPVEKSVRSLMNVPFTLEKSELEAEFIKEAAKEKMVQLKGHRSVGGMRASIYNAMPLAGVEKLVAFMKDFQAKHA, translated from the coding sequence ATGGCGGCTACGACGAACTCTTTCCTTGTCGGAAGCAACAACACTCAGATTCCTGCTTTGAAACCCAAATCATCATCTCAATCCTTTCTTCACCTCAGCAAACCAAACACCGTCAACTTCGTCAGCAAAACCAAGCCCGTCGCTGTTAGATGCGTCGCTTCAACGACTCAAGTTCAAGATGGAGTTAGATCCGGCTCCGTCGGATCCCAAGAACGTGTCTTCAACTTCGCGGCGGGTCCAGCCACTTTGCCTGAGAACGTTCTCCTAAAAGCTCAGGCGGATCTATACAACTGGCGTGGATCTGGCATGAGTGTGATGGAGATGAGTCACAGAGGCAAAGAGTTTCTCTCGATTATACAAAAAGCTGAATCGGATCTTCGTCAGCTTCTCGAGATTCCTCAGGAATATTCCGTTTTGTTCTTACAAGGTGGTGCCACTACTCAATTCGCTGCTTTACCTCTCAATCTCTGCAAATCGGATGATACAGTCGATTTCGTTGTTACTGGTTCGTGGGGTGATAAAGCTGTCAAGGAAGCGAAGAAGTATTGCAAGACTAATGTGATTTGGTCTGGGAAATCTGAGAAATACACAAAGGTTCCATCTTTTGAGGAGTTGGAGCAAACTCCGGACGCTAAGTATTTGCATATATGCGCCAATGAGACTATTCATGGAGTTGAGTTTAAAGATTACCCTGTTCCTAAAAATGGGTTCTTGGTTGCTGATATGTCTTCTAACTTCTGTTCGAAACCTGTTGATGTATCTAAGTTTGGTGTGATTTACGGTGGTGCACAGAAGAACGTTGGTCCATCTGGTGTCACAATTGTGATCATTCGTAAAGATTTGATTGGGAATGCTCAAGATATTACTCCTGTGATGCTTGATTACAAGATTCATGATGAGAATAGTTCGTTGTACAACACGCCTCCTTGCTTTGGGATTTACATGTGTGGTCTTGTGTTTGAAGATCTGTTGGAGCAAGGTGGATTGAAagaagtggagaagaagaaccagaGGAAAGCTGATTTGCTTTACAATGCTATTGAAGAAAGCAATGGCTTTTTCAGATGTCCTGTTGAGAAATCAGTGAGGTCGTTGATGAATGTGCCTTTCACATTGGAGAAGTCTGAATTGGAAGCTGAGTTTATCAAGGAAGCTGCTAAAGAGAAGATGGTGCAGCTCAAAGGACATAGATCAGTGGGAGGTATGAGAGCTTCTATTTACAATGCAATGCCTTTGGCTGGTGTTGAAAAGCTTGTTGCTTTCATGAAAGATTTCCAGGCTAAGCATGCTTAG